The DNA window GAAGAATTAGTTCAAGAAGCTTTAGGTCAATATTTAGCACGAATCAAGACTGCTTTTGCTCCAGCCTCAATAGATTTAGAAGCTTCCAATATTGAAATTCAAAAAGAGTTATCAATTTTAAAGCAAAAAGTTCAGTCCTTAGAACAGTTATTAAATCAAGTCGCTAAACTAGAAGCCAAAATATTTAGCCTTGAAAAAATAGTTTCTCCTGAGCTTTCTATCCCTCCCAATTCTACCTTTGCTCAACTTTTAACAAACGATGAAGACTATGATGAACCTGATGAAATTATGACTGATTTTTTACCAGATTCCCGTTAACTTTCACTCCGCCTAAAGGCGGGTATTTTACATCCCACGCTTGAAAGACGTGGGCTTTGAATACGGTTATTGTAATGGAAAAAGGTCGATCAGCAAAAAAGGGCAGCAAACCCTTGCCACTATTGGATTGTTTCTCGTTCAAGCTCAAATCCTTTTCCTGTATGCTTTTGAAGCTATTTTTGACTCCTTTTTGTCTAAGTCCCACTACGTTCAACTAAGTCCCACTAACCGTAACCTCCGAATCTTAACTTTATATAAACTTTTGACACAAAAGCCCCTCAACCTTTTATATCATAGGTATTACAAGCCCTAAGATTTCATCTGTCAATGTAAAGATAGACTTAAAGATTTAATTAACCTGATCGGAATGTCCTGAAATGGAAGGACACCCTGGATCAAAATATGCCATTATGGCAACAGGTCTTACGTCCATAGACAGCTTGGTTGAATATCAGAATCCTCTACTTATCTGAAAAGCAATCCCGTTGTCAGACCAAAGTTTTTACTGGATTTCGCTTGACTCTTGTTTGTAGGAGTCTCGATTTTCATGGGGATATTACCCTTCCGAAGAAACTTTGAACCGAAGGCTAGAGAAGCCTAATTTCATATTTCTACGGGTTGTTTCACCGATTGCCAATTCACACTATTTATTCCCTCGCAACAATGCTTAACCCCAACTTTACTGAACGGGAGCGGATGTCCATTCCTAACCCCAAGATTTCTCAGTCCTTATTGATTGCAACCTTAGAAAATTTATTAACACAAATTCAAGCCGATACTACTCATGTTGAAGCTTGGAGTCAAGACTGGCATCTCCACTCGTTTCAACTGGGAGATTGTATTAACAGCTTACCCCTTTCCCCCCAAAAAACTGTTCATACCGAACCTAACCTAAAACCCTTGGTTTACTTGGTGCTTGCAGGTCGCGTCCGACTCCTGGCTGAGGACAAACATCTCAATCGGGAGGTTTCGGTTTTAGTTGTTGAACCCGGTGAAACCTTTGGGGGGGATCAACAGGGATGGGAATACTCCCATTTATCCTATCAAGCGATCGCCACCAATGATGTCATCGTTGCCTCAATTTCCATTGTCGAACTCCAGACCCAGATTAAACAGATTCCGGCGCTACAAACCTATCTACAAACCACCATTGAAAACCGACAACGGTTATTATTTTTCAAAACACAAACAAACTTGCGACGGTTCACCAGTTACCGACTCCAAGAGATTTTATCCAACTGCACCGAACATCACATCAGCGCTGGAACTGCCTTACTGAAGGCGATCCCAACGGAACCTGGACGGTTTTGGCTGTACCAAGGAGAAATTACAGGGGCCGATATTGTTCCCCAAGTGGGCGACAGTTGGGGAGAACTCGATCCCATCCCCCCAGAATGGAGGGCTGCAACGGAGTTAGTCGTGTATCAACTTCCCACAGAAACCTTCCAGACAACATCTGTACAAGGTGGGAAATCCCAGATCCAGAAACAGCAGATAACCGTATCCCCTAAACCTGCAACCGTTAACCCCACCCCGGTTATTGTTCCCCAAACCCCCCAAACCCTCAGCTTTCCCCAACCTAAACGTCAACGAGTCTGGCGAGGATTTTGGCAACGCTATCCCTTTGTCGAACAGCAAAGCTCCTCCGACTGTGGGGTTGCTTGTTTGGCGATGATTAGTCAGTATTGGGGAAAATATTTGAGTATCAATACCCTGCGTAATATTGCGGATGTGGGACGCTCAGGGGTATCTTTAAAAAACCTCACCCTCACCTCAGAACGCTTAGGGTATCAGGCGCGACCTGTACGGGCAAGTTTGAATCGTTTAGAAACTGAAAAAAACCCTTGGATTGCCCACTGGCAGGGGGATCATTATATTGTGGTCTATAAAGTTCGTCGCCATCAAGTGGTGATTGCTGATCCGGCGGAGGGCAAAAAAACCCTCTCTCGTCAGGCATTTTTAACGGGATGGACGGGCTATGCTTTACTATTAGAACCCACCGATCAATTCTATGAACTCAAAGAGCAAAAACGTTCTCTCGGTCGGTTTGCGGGGGTAATTTGGCCTCATCGATTTTTGGGATTACAAATTATTCTGTTATCCCTATTAATTCAGGTATTTGGAATTGTCACTCCGTTATTAACCCAGATTATTTTAGATCGGGTGGTGGTGAATAAAAGCATCACCAGTTTGAATGTATTTGCCTTGGGATTGTTATTGTTTGGGGTGTGGAGTTTAGGCTTATCTTCGATTCGACAATATCTATTGAGTTACTTATCAAATCGCTTAGATTTAACCCTAATTGGGGGGTTTATTTACCACGCTCTACAACTTCCTTTAAAGTTCTTTGAGTCCCGTCGTGTCGGGGATATCATTACCCGCGTTCAAGAAAATCAGAAAATTCAACGGTTTCTCGTCGGTCAAATTTTGTTGTCTGCGTTGAATGTTGTAACCGGGTTTGTGTATTTAGGATTGATGCTTTATTACAACTGGAAACTTACAGTTTTAATTTTAGCAATTGTGCCTTTAATTATCATTTTAACCTTAGCAGCAACGCCAATGTTACGGCATATTTCCCGTCAATTATTTAATGCCGCTGCTGATCAAAATTCAACTTTAGTGGAAATAATGACGGGAATTAATACGGTGAAAGCAGTAGCGGCGGAACCGGAATTGCGGTGGCGTTGGGAAGAACGATTAACTCAACAAATGAATGTTCAGTTTAAAGCTCAGAAATTAGGGATTAATTTGGGATTTATCAGTGGATTAATTAATTCTATTGGCAGTACAGCTTTACTTTGGTTTGGTGTAAATTTGGTGATCCAAGATCAGTTAACAATTGGTCAGTTTGTCGCCTTTAATATGATGCAGGGTTATGTAATTAGTCCGATTCTGGCTTTAGTGGGATTATGGGATGAATTGCAAGAAGTTTTAATTTCAGTTGAACGGTTAAATGATGTGTTTGAACAGGAACCGGAAGAAAGCCCCCAAAAACCGTTAATTATATTACCCCAAATTCAAGGAGAAATTCATTTCGATAACGTTACTTTTCGTTATCAAGAAGATGCAGAAACGAATACTCTGCAAAATCTTTCTTTTAAATTTTCCCCCGGTCAAACTATTGCGATTGTGGGGCGTAGTGGTTCCGGGAAAAGCACCCTAGTTAAATTACTGCAAGGGTTGTATCATCCCACAACCGGACAGATTTATGTTGATGGACATGAAATTCGTCATGTTTCTCCCCCTTCTTTACGTTCACAAATGGGCGTTGTTCCCCAGGACTGTTATTTATTTTCAGGAACGCTTTTAGAGAATATTACTCTGTATCGAGATGAATATAATTTAGATCAGGTGATTGAGGCTGCTAAATTAGCGGAAGTTCATGGGTTTATTCAGAGTTTACCATTAGGATATTATACCAAAGTTGGAGAACGGGGATCAAGTTTATCGGGAGGACAACGGCAGCGAGTTGCGATCGCCAGAGCTTTATTAGGAAGTCCTAGAATTTTAATTTTAGATGAGGCTACCAGTTCTTTAGATACTGAAAGTGAACACCGTTTTCAACGCAATTTAGAACAGATGCAACGCGATCGCACCACGATTATTATTGCCCATCGTCTCTCAACGGTCAGAAGTGCTGATTGTATTCTGGTTTTAGACCGAGGGATTTTAGTAGAAAAAGGAACTCATGAACACCTGATGGCGACTCAAGGACTCTACTACCATTTAGCCCAACAACAACTCGATTTATGAACATGAACAAACCCGAAATAGAAACCTCAAATCGAGACGTGAAGTTTCCCCTGTCTGCTCTGTTCGCAAAACTTCTTAAACAAAGTTGCCAAATTGGCAGTCTCAAATCACAAGTTACCCTAGTATAAATACAGAGGATTCTGATTAAAACCAAAACACTAGCCTAAACGTGGGATCACTTAAACCCTAGATACTGATTTGCGTGCGGTAGTTAGTCGAATAGCACCTGTGATCGGTCGTCGCTTATTGTTAAAAGTCGCGGGCATTGGGGTTAGGACTCATACTGCTACAGAAAACCTTATGGTGAGGTCTTTCCCCCCTATTCCCTGTTCCTTGCTATCACATCGCTGCTTTTCGATTCAACCTAATTTCCTAAAAAACCATTGAGATATCAACTTTTGTTGGCTAGTTTTTACATCAGCTTATGAAACCGCACAAACTGTTTTCCTCTTTCAAGACAAATATTGATCATCACCCAGACCCCCGATTGTCTATAACCACACCGGAGGAATACTTACAGGATCTAGAATTCAGTCTGGAAAAAACAGAACAAACCGATCAGATTTATGGCGGGATAGCGGGTTCTGTTCCCTTTCCCGGACTGACACCTCCCGTAACAGATGTCGCCCCCAAAAAATCTCCCCATCTACCCAATGTTCCGGCTCCAAAAGCAGACTGGTCAAGTGCTTTACAATCTTTACTTGATCAACCGCCAGCGTCTTTTCCTCTGCAATTAATGTTAGGAGGATTTATTTTTTGTGTGGCGTTTGTCGCCTGGGGATATTTTGGAACCGTTGATGAAGTGGGTCAAGCCAGAGGTCAATTAGCACCCCAAGGGAAAGTTTTCAAAATTCATCCCGTTGAGTTAGGAAAAGTTTCTCAAATTCCGATTAAAGAAGGACAAACTGTTAAAAAAGGTGAGGTTTTAGCCGAACTGGATCGACAGATTGCCACGACAGAATTAACGAGATTACAACAACAACTCACCTCTTTTAAAGCTGAACTGACTCAAAAACAAGGCTTAATTGAACGAATTCATTTAGAAGCCCAAACTCAATCGGCGATCGCCAGGGCTCAAATTCAAGCTCAACAGGCGAGTATTGAACGAGTAAAAAGCCAAATTGCCTCGAATCAACGGTTACTAAATCAACTCAATTTTGAAGCCAAAGTAACTCAAGAACGAGTTGAATCTTTACAACCCTTAAAAGCTGAAACTCAAACCCTAATTGAAAAATTACAGGAGGGAGAATTAGCGGCTCAAGAAAGGCTAGAACGGCTACAACCTCTATTAGAAAGTGGCGCTATTTCTAAAGATTTGTTATTTCAAGCTGAACAAAATCTGCGGGATCAACAACGAGCCATTGTTCAAGCGCAATTATCAGAAAAAAATAGTACCCAAGAACAGATTTTTCAAGCGGAACAAACCTTCCGGGATCGACAACGATTAATCACCCAATCTCAAGGAGAATTAAAACAATCTCAAGTTGAAATTGAACGATTGAATGCGGAGTTAGCCCAAAGACAAGCAGAGGCGAAAACAATTCAAGTCGAAACTCAGCAAAAAATTCAACAAACTGAGTTAGAAGTAACGCAGTTACAAGCGCAAATTAAAGACACTCAAAACTTGATCGCAACGGCTGAAGCCAAACTTCAAGAACGATACCTCTATTCCCCTGTTGATGGTATTGTTTCTACCTTGAATGTGTTTAACAAGGGAGAAGTGATTCAACCCGGACAAACCGTTGCTGAAATTACACCCAAAAATGCACCCTTGATTTTAACTGCAAGTCTCCCAAATGACAAAGCCGGATTTGTGAAAACCGGAATGTCGGTTAAAGTCAAATTTGATGCTTATCCTTATCAAAATTATGGGGTGTTTGAAGGGATTGTTAACTCAATTTCACCCGATGCTAAAGTTGATGAAGGAGTTGGCTCTGTTTATAAATTAGAAATTGTGTTAAAAAAGGATTATATTTTGCAACAGGAGCAGAAAATTAAGTTAAAACCTGGACAAACGGCTAGTGCGGATATTATCATTCGTCGTCGTCGAATTCTGGATATTCTGCTTAATCCGATTCTGCAATTGCAGAAAAGTGGCATCGATTTGTAAACACTACTTACAGATTAGGAGTAAAGAAAATGTCAGCATGATAGGGCTTTCCCAGGATTCTGAGGTTAAGTAAAATGAAACTACCCAACCCTGAAAACGCCATTATTGATAGCCAAAAGTTAAAGGGGTATTCTCTGAACCCTTCACACACAGAGGGTCAGCACAAAGCCCGCGTTTTTAGGTCAGCCCTAGACTTGGGAATTGAGGATGTAGAAGTTCTCAAATCTGCTCTTTTGCAAGCGGTCAAAACACCAGATGCCGTTCTCGATAAGCGAAATCAATATGGACAGAAATATGTTATTGATTTCCCAATGACTCACAACGGCAAAACAGCTACAATTCATAGCGTTTAGATTGTGAAAAATGATGAAAACTTTCCGCGTTTAGTTACTTGTTATATCCTCTAAGGAGATTGAATTATGAAACTATTAGATGTTGTTGCTTTACTTGAAGATTTACCCCAATTGGGTCTACATCGAGGTCAGGTTGGCACGATTGTTGAAGTGTACGAACCCTGTGTTTTTGAAGTAGAATTTAGCGACACAACGGGTAAATCTTATGCTTTAGAAACTCTCAAGGGAAGCCAAATAATGATATTACATTATCAACCCTTAGCGGATAGAGAGTTTAAATGCGTAACAGCTTAGTAAGCCATCGCCGTTTTTAAATCACTTAATCCGATTCTGCAATTGCAGAAAAATGGCATCGATTTGTAAAACACTACTTACAGATGAGGAGTAAAGAAAATGTCGGCTCAATATTCCTACAATAACTCGAAAGTTGCTAAAACGATGAGTGAAGAACAATTTGAACAAATCCTAGATGCAATTCTATCAGGAAAATATTCTTGGGCTTGTGTTTTAATTCTGCGTTTTGCTGGGTATAATCCCCTGCATTATATTCCTTATCGGACTTACAACCGACTGACTAAGGATAATAATTCTAATCGTCAGCCTCCAAGTAACAGTGTTTCGGTTCAGTCCAGCATTAAAACTAAGACCTCTGCTAATGTTAATGTTAACCCAATTCGGGACTTAACTTATTTAGAACCCATTCCCGAAGCGGGTCATGGGGTTTCGGGGGGATGTCGGAATTTAGAAGTTCACAAAGGCTTGTCTACCCATTGGACATTTAATTAAACCCCAGATCCCATTTCAATTTGCTGTTGGTCTGAGTTTAAAAAAATTTTTTGAGTCTGTTTTTGACTTTTTTTAAAAAATCCGCTTTTCCACGTCTTTTCATCTTTTACAGTCACCTGTGTTCAAGCAGGTTTTTTTTTGAACATTCTCTAAAAAAAATGCCATAAGTTATTTTTGTTAATTAAAAAGATTTAAACATATTAAACCCTCCCTTTTCCTTAAGAGTAAAGGGAGTATTCAAATTGGGTGACAAGATTGATCAGTTGGGCAAGTCCATTGCTTTTATCTTCAGAGTCTCAAAAGCATAGTCTTCTCCTTTTCCAGAACCAACTTTAATCTTGACTTTATCAAAGCCTAGGTAGTAAACATCAACATCAGCTAGAGGATTTGTGCCAAGAGCAAGGGCTGTTCCTATTCCTGTTGCTTTTGTCACTTTACCTTTATTTTTAATCTCAACATCTGTAATCGCCAACGTGCTCCCAGTCCCGACCGACGCAGAGGCAGTTAATGCCAATAAAGCCCCTCCTAAAATTAACTCGTTTTCACAAATATTTTCCAAGTAGGATAAATCTGCAATCATCATAATTTTTGTGGGAATTAATTATATTTTTATCATACATAATCAAGCTTAAATAGTCAATACTTAAGCTGATATTATTTGTTAATAATTTAATTGTTTTAATTTGAATTAAAAGCTATAAAATATCAACTAAAAGCCATCGAATTATCGTTTTAGTACCTGTTCTAAATTATCGTGAGCTTCCGCCAAGTTGGGATTCATTAAAATAGACTGCTGATAGTAAGCGATCGCCGTTTTTAAATCACCAAGCTGTTTACATTTGCAGCCTAAATCATTGTTTATTGCTGCGTAATGGACTTGTTTTTCGGGGGAAAGTTTACCTTGAATATGAAGGATATTAGCTAAGTTAACCTCCGCTTCAACGCAGTCAGGCTGTAATTTCAGAGCTTTTTGATAGCAGGCGATCGCATCTTCCGATTTGCCTTGCTGTTGCAAAGCATAACCCATATTATTGTGAGCAGCGACAAGATCAGGCTGTAAAACTAAGACTTGATGATAAGCTTCTATTGCCTCAGAAAACCGATCTTGAGCTTGATATAAATTCCCTAAACTCAATAAAGCTTTGATAGAATTAGGCTGAATTTGAAGCAGATCTTTGAGGAGATTTTCAGCACTTTGGTACTCGCCTTTTTGCCGCATCAAAACCCCCAGTCCAAAAAGTGCCTCTGGGTGATTTGACTGAGTTTCCAAAATCTGACGATATCCCTGTTCCGCTTCGGTCAGTTTGTTTTCTCGATGATGCTGAATTGTTAGCCCAAAGGCGGAAGGAAGAATTCTGATATCCAGTTTTCTATTCGGGCTAGTCTTATATTTAGCAACAATATGTTTAATTCGACGCTCTTTAGCTCCAAAATAATACTTGTATTCCTCATTTCCTCTTAAAAAGTCGTAAACTTTAAATCCGTTTTGAATCGCGTATCGAATGGCATTCGCGTGGAGAATTAATCCCGTAGGGATATTGTTAAAGGTTTGATCACGACCTGTAATCACAAATAGCATCGTCTTCTGATGAATATCAATAAAGTTGGCGATCGCACATAAAGGTTTGTCCCCTCTCCAGAGAACCGGAAGATAAAGACAGTTATTCTCAAAACAATGATGTAAAATCTGGCGAATATAAGCCATAATTGGGTCACATTTATCACCTTTTTTCTCTCTCCATTTTGACTCCCATAACCCCAGTAAGATATCAATATGAGAATCCACATTATCTGCGTCTATGTGGGTGATCCGAAACTCGTCAGAACTTTCGATTTTTCTAAAAAAACGCCGGATTTTTTGGCGAGTATTTGCACCGACATTGTTTTGAAGATATTGATCCCAGTCATCTGTTAATAAAACATAAGGAGCAATATAATTATCCGTATTTTCTCCATTATTTAAAATGCGGTGTTGACTGAATTCAAACTGTTTTTCAGAAAAACATTTCAAGAAAAAGAACATCCGTTGATCTGTTTCCAGAATATTTTGGATATCAAAACGAGACCAGACTAATTGCTGCTGGATGTAACTGGCAAAAGCTGGAATTACCTCTTGTTCATAAGCAGGTAAGCTCAGGAATCCCGTGTAATCTGCTACACTATTTCCTGCCATGTAGAGTTGAGTATAACAGCCCCCGTCATCCTGTTGTTCTAGTATCAGTTTTAGAGGAAAAAATGCAACATAAGATGAATCTTTAGCTTCCGGTTTTACCGCTAATATTAACCAGAATTCTGCAACCATCTGCAACCATCCCACTAGCCAAACCCAGGATAAGAAAAAGTTAGCATGAGGATCAGCTTCATATACGAAATCCCAATTTTTTCGGACTTGATTAAAGGTTTGAAAATCGTCAATAATATCAATTTTCATGCCATTCTAATTAATTTTTTCGCTAAAGTCAGATGATTAAATATGGGTTAAATTCAGCGAAATTGAAGTATCAAAACTTGAAGATGAAGCAGTCTCATTTCCTGTTTTTGCATAAGCAATGGCTGTTGCCTTAGATTTACTAGATTTGAGACTACCCACTTTTTTAACCTCTGTTTTGGTATTAGTAATCGTATAAGTCATCTCACCGATAGCACCAGCACCAGCACCAGCTACGGCATATTCAGACCCCGTTGCTGTCATTGTATTTGTACTAGCGAAAACTCTGCGACCACCTAATACAATATTGCTTTCAGTAATGGGTTGTAAATAACTTAAGTCAGAGATGATTAAGAAACTGCTCATATCTACCTCACAAAAAGTTTTAAGCAAACTGAATATATTTGATGATTTACGCGAAATTTCAGGAAAAAACCGGGTACTATTGTCATTCTAATAATAGAGTTAATATCTAGGTTTTTTCTGGCAATATATTAGTTATTAACGATAAAAACCAACGCCAGAAACATAATTTTAGATTCCGACGTTAGTTTATTTTGATAAGTCAATATATTGCTATCAGTTCAAAAAAGCAGTTTATTACCACGGGAAGCTATAGCTATTACCAGTGCCAGAAGTAGAAGTGGCATTAGAGAACGAGGTATGATCGTCAGTAAAGGTGCTAGTGATTGCCTGAGAAGATGTATTATTACCCTCAGCAAGTGCATCTGCTTCAGCACCAGCAAAGTTTCCTTTAACATCAACGGTAGAGGCTAATTTCAGCTTGATTTTCAATTTTTGTTTTGTAGAAGTGTAGGTGCTCTCGCCAAAGTAATAGCCACCTTGAATGTTTTCTTGAGCAGTTTCTAAGTAGTTCAGATCAGAAATAATCATTGGTTTTGTCCTGTTTAGAGTTAGTGTTTTTTGGTTTTCCTCTTACCTAATTTAGATTGCCTTGTGGTCTTTGTGTTGCCATTTTGGCAGAATCTTTATTGGGTAACAGCTTTGTTTTTGTATTATCAATTTATCAAAGTCAACCCAGATTGTCTTGCCATTTTGGCAGAATCTTTTTCTGTTTGGCTGAACAACCTTGTGTTCCTTTGATGTTGTTAATATAGCTAGGCTTTTTTCACCTATGTTGCCATTGTGGCAGATTAATTTTGACGGGTGCGAAAACCCTAGAAACTAGCCTAATCCAATATTATTTATATAAAATCAAAAAAATTATGCTTTTTTACTTTTTTACAAGTTATCTATAAAAAAACTGCCATTTTGGCAACAACGATCTTGATAACTTAGTTACAATCTGATTTGACTGATAAAGTGTTCAAAATTGGTAAATAATACCTAATCTGAAAGTTCTTGAATTTTTGGATTTTTACCACATCAACTTATTTCCTTTCATGGCAAATGAGCAATATTACCAACAGTTCGAGCGATATTCTCGTCATCCTAGATGAGCTTATAAATACAGTATCTCCAACTACCACAATTAACTCCCCCGATGCCAATTTTCAGGGGAGTAGTTCTAGTTCTAGTTCTAGTTCTATTGTCAATGACATCGGTGCGGGAGGAGAAAGTCAAGCTACCACAACTTCCCCAACCGGAGAAGTCCAAAACAGTAGTGAGTCTGTATTTATTCCTGATGCTACTTCTAGTGAAGCGACAGCAACAGCTATTAGTGGTACGGATATATTACCCACGACAGAGACAACCGTAATCCTAGAACCTGATAATAATAATAACGATAATAATTCTAGTTCTAGTATCTTAATTCAGATTAGTCCAGAACCGAATCCTTTGACCTTTGTGGCTTCTGAAATTGAACGCATACCACAACTCGGTAGTATCGAAAATGATCAACTCATTGGTAGCAATGAGAATGACTCAATACTCGGACTTAAAGGCGCCGATAAAATTGAAGGTAGAAATGGAACAGACTTATTACAAGGAAACGAAGGTAATGATACTCTTGATGGAGGAGATGATCAAGATTTTGTTAGAGGGGGAAAAGGCAATGATATCTTAATCGGTGGCAACGGTGATGATATTCTGATTGGTGATCTAGGTCAGGATGAATTAATAGGAGGAGCAGGTGCGGATGTATTCGTTTTAAGCACAAATCCCAATTTCCCCAACACCAACCCGAATTTAGCAGATATAATTACAGACTTTAATGCAGATGAAGCTGATCAGATTGGATTGTCGGAAAACTTAATCGCACAACCGTTAATATTAGAAACCTTTGATTCTGATGCTGATGGTAATCTTGATGCTACCGTAATTAAACTCAGTAGCGATAGTCAATCTGAAGTTCTGGGTGTTGTGTTAGGTACAGTTTCTGACAATGGACAAACAAAATTAACGTCAGCCGATTTTATAGTAATTTCTAACGATCTGCTAATGTTAAGCTAAAAGAGTTGGGATTACCACAAATGATCATGGTTCAACTTTCCAAAGACTTACTTGATGATGAGGAAATTATTGGTTTCCTAAAACGAAATCTGGAATTTAAGGAAGTCTATCAGAAGATATTGTCTCAAAAAGTAATCAATCAAGTTGCTGAGGAAAGAGCAATTACGGTAACGGCTGAAGAAATTCAAACCCAAGCTAACCAAGAACGTTATGAAAAACGCTTAGAAAAGGCGACGGATACCTTAGCTTGGTTAGCTGACCAAATGCTCACTTCCGATGACTGGGAAGCGGGAATTCGAGAACGTCTTTTATCCCAAAAATTAGCAGAATTTTTATTTTCTAAAGAAGTTGAAAAATACTTTATTCAAAATCGCTTGAATTTTGAGCAAGTTTCATTATATCAAATTATTGTTCCTTATGAACGCTTGGCTAGAGAATTATTTTATCAAATAGAAGAAGAAGAAATTAGTTTCTATCATGCCGCCCATTTATATGATATTGACCCTAAACGTCGTGAACAATGCGGATATGAAGGTAAACTGTATCGTTGGGGATTAAAAGCGGATTTTGCAGCAATTGTATTTGGTTCAACTCCCGGAGAAATATTAAGTCCAGTCAAAACTGACCAAGGTTATCATTTAATCTTAGTTGAGGAGTTTATTCAAGCTGAATTAACTCCTCAACGTTATCAAGAGATTCTTCAAAAACTATTTAAAGATTGGTTAGCTAGTGAATTAAATTATCGGCTTTATAACGCTTAAAAATTTGCTTTGACGTTATTTATTAAAGCCTAATAAGATGCACGCTTAAACTAATAAATTAACAAGATTAATCAGATAAATTTGATTTCTTTTTCCAGCCTAATGCTATTCCTAATGCACCCATAATTAATAACCCAATGGATGTTGAAGGTTCAGGTGCTTTGACTATTGTTGAACTGGTTTGATAGGCAATTAATGTCAGGTTTTGACCTTCACTAAGCTGACGAGAATATAATCCTGATAACAAAATATTGACAGAGGCTTGATTTTCTTCAGCGTTTGTCGTTTCCAACAGCGATAATTCAAACCCATTACTTTTCTCTATGGATAAATCATAGTTGTTAGCAGAATTTAATGAGCTATTTAGA is part of the Planktothrix serta PCC 8927 genome and encodes:
- a CDS encoding calcium-binding protein; protein product: MSNITNSSSDILVILDELINTVSPTTTINSPDANFQGSSSSSSSSSIVNDIGAGGESQATTTSPTGEVQNSSESVFIPDATSSEATATAISGTDILPTTETTVILEPDNNNNDNNSSSSILIQISPEPNPLTFVASEIERIPQLGSIENDQLIGSNENDSILGLKGADKIEGRNGTDLLQGNEGNDTLDGGDDQDFVRGGKGNDILIGGNGDDILIGDLGQDELIGGAGADVFVLSTNPNFPNTNPNLADIITDFNADEADQIGLSENLIAQPLILETFDSDADGNLDATVIKLSSDSQSEVLGVVLGTVSDNGQTKLTSADFIVISNDLLMLS
- a CDS encoding peptidylprolyl isomerase — its product is MVQLSKDLLDDEEIIGFLKRNLEFKEVYQKILSQKVINQVAEERAITVTAEEIQTQANQERYEKRLEKATDTLAWLADQMLTSDDWEAGIRERLLSQKLAEFLFSKEVEKYFIQNRLNFEQVSLYQIIVPYERLARELFYQIEEEEISFYHAAHLYDIDPKRREQCGYEGKLYRWGLKADFAAIVFGSTPGEILSPVKTDQGYHLILVEEFIQAELTPQRYQEILQKLFKDWLASELNYRLYNA
- a CDS encoding GNAT family N-acetyltransferase, which produces MKIDIIDDFQTFNQVRKNWDFVYEADPHANFFLSWVWLVGWLQMVAEFWLILAVKPEAKDSSYVAFFPLKLILEQQDDGGCYTQLYMAGNSVADYTGFLSLPAYEQEVIPAFASYIQQQLVWSRFDIQNILETDQRMFFFLKCFSEKQFEFSQHRILNNGENTDNYIAPYVLLTDDWDQYLQNNVGANTRQKIRRFFRKIESSDEFRITHIDADNVDSHIDILLGLWESKWREKKGDKCDPIMAYIRQILHHCFENNCLYLPVLWRGDKPLCAIANFIDIHQKTMLFVITGRDQTFNNIPTGLILHANAIRYAIQNGFKVYDFLRGNEEYKYYFGAKERRIKHIVAKYKTSPNRKLDIRILPSAFGLTIQHHRENKLTEAEQGYRQILETQSNHPEALFGLGVLMRQKGEYQSAENLLKDLLQIQPNSIKALLSLGNLYQAQDRFSEAIEAYHQVLVLQPDLVAAHNNMGYALQQQGKSEDAIACYQKALKLQPDCVEAEVNLANILHIQGKLSPEKQVHYAAINNDLGCKCKQLGDLKTAIAYYQQSILMNPNLAEAHDNLEQVLKR